The Corvus moneduloides isolate bCorMon1 chromosome 20, bCorMon1.pri, whole genome shotgun sequence region GCACCAAACCCTGCCCCTACAGCCCCCCAAGTTCCCTGAGCCAGACCCACCTGAAGGCCGAGCCccactcctgcagcacagcctgcacCACATCCTCGTTCTCCTCCTGGTGTAGGGAGCAGGTGGAGTAGACCAGGCGCTGGAGAGCTGGAAAGCTCAGGGCATGGTTCAGGGCCCGGCGCTGGAAGCCAGCCAGTGCCTGCAAGCGTTCAGCACTCGGGGCCgcttcctgccccagcccccgggtcaccatccctgcaggacaggagctgTCACCTGGGGTCTGCACACCCACAGCCCAGCTTCAGGTGAGCAGCTGGAGCCTAACACATTACCTGAGCCACTGCAGGATGGGTCGAGAAGGATGTGGGTCACCCTGCTGTATTTGGAGTCTCTGGGGTCCACAGTCAGGAAGTCCTGCTGggccagctggcagccagtgaCCCCTGCCCGTGTCAGCAGCGTGTTCATGGTGGCCACGCGCTTGGGGTCCACATCAAAGGCAAAGATCTGTCTGAAGGCAGAGCCCAGCGCCCAAGAGAGACTGTGAACAGACCACCTGGCCCCTAGGAACACTCAAATACTGGGCAGGCAGACCTTGAGAGCTGCCTCCCCTCTGGCAGGGGTATGGAATAGGGCCAGGGCCGGGAGGCTGGGAGTGAACCCCTACATGACTTCATGTCCCCTCAGGTCCTTCCAGTGGCCCAGCACTGTCAGAGCCACCAGCTCACCTGAGTTGGTGAcaggctgcagctcttcctgccaCCTTCTTGTGCTCTCTGTGGGCTCAGGGGGACCAGGGCCAcgtccccccttccctccacccctgcacacagccctgccctcacCCCTTGTTCTTCAGGATGGCAGCCAGGTGGCTTGTCTTGTTTCCAGGGGCAGCACAGGCATCGATGACGTGGGAACCGGCAGCAGGGCcaaggaggaaggcagggaggcagctggCCTGCAAGAGAGCAAAGACCATCAAAGGGGTGGGCAGAAACACCTGGCCCCTCCTCGGACATGGCTGATGCTGTGGGGTCACAGGGACCACCATGACACAGGGCCAAGGCCACCACCACCCTCCACCAACAGCCTTGCCCAACCCACAgtcccctgctcctcccagctgctggtccccagctcccacagggGGTTTTATACCCCAGGATTTCATCCTGAACCTTCAAACTATGGAAGCAAAGCCTCAGGGGAGTCCCCCAGTTTCTGCTTAGACTTAAATGCTGCAGCAAGTTGAGCCATTGTGGAAGGAGCTCACCCTTCCACCTGTCGGTAGTTTTCCTGCCCTTGCAACTTCCTGCTCCCCAGTTCCCTCACCTTGTCCTGCAGAATTATGTGTCCTGAAGTATACAGCAAGTTGTCATGGAGGTCTGTCTGCGCAGGGAAAACCAACAGCTCCGGGAGATGAAGATCcaacaagaatttttttccgGAGAGGGCCTTCAGCTCCTCCACACTGCCCATGAGACATAGGGAGCATGAATACAAAGACTTAATCCCAGTGCCTacagcagagcccaggctgaGAACCCCCTtcatcccacagctcctctccagctccaggcagcacCCAGAGAGGCAGCATCTAAGAATGGGGGGTGATTGAGACCCCAGCCCAACCACCCTGAGCACCAAGTTCAGCAATCCTTCAATCCACCAGACCTCATCCCATGCCACTTGCTGACATCCCAGGAAAGGCAGCATAGCAGAAAGAAATACTCACCTGGCTGCCTTGCCCAGGTAGGTGTATCCCTGGCGCTTGAAGAAGTCGATCACATCGTCCACACAAGTCTTCAGGGTGTTGACCCGGACGTAGCGTGGGACCTGGGAGGCTACAGGCGCTGGACAGGTCAGACGCGGCCCtccactgctcccagcacagggtgcCCACCCAGCCCGAGCCCACTCACCTGCGGGGCTTACCGCCTGCTCCGGGGCCAGCAGGTCCTCGTTGCGGCTCACCTGGTGCCGCACCTTCATGCGGGCCAGCTCGGCCTCCAGCCGCGCCCGGTGCCGCCGGGCCAGCGCCTTCCACCGGCCCCCGCACTTGAGCCCCTTGCCGAAGAGCAGGTCATACACCAGGACCTGAGGGGAGGGGACGACGtgagcccggccccgccgctccaGGACACCGCGGCTTCAGGGTACCGCGAATCCCGGACACCGCGGCCCAGGGATTACGCGACTCCCCGTACCTTCGCCAGCTGCGGCGGCAGCTTCTTCTCGGCCTGCAGCAGCGCGGCTCcatccagcagcttctccagcacCGAGGCGTAGCGGAGGGTCTCGGACACCAGCGCGTACAGCTGCCGGACGTGCTGCGGAGCAGGCAGCGGTGAGCGCCTCCGGGCCTGCGCCGGGCTCCAGGGCTCCCCCGCACCCTCCCGAATGGGATTCCCCCCCGGCCGCCCCGCACCCCCGTCCCCTCCGGGCGCACCGGGAAGCCGCTGTTGTACACGAGGCTCTTGAGGCCGCCCTCGCCGCGCTCCAGCCCCGCCAGCACCGCGGCCGCCGCGCTGTACAGCGCCATGTGCGCCCCGCGCCGCTTCCGCCGGGGCCTCCGAGGCCACAGGGGGCGagcgcggccccgctccggggTCGCTGCCCGGGGAGCGGGCCGAGGGCACGAAGCGGGGCGCACATGGCGCACATTCCGCAGCGCCGGCGGAAGGACCCGCGTCACCCTGGCTACACCATCATCGCAGTGACCCCGGCCAACCCAGTCACCCCGGTCACCCCGGTGATCCCAGCCACCTTGGTCACTCTGGCCACCCCATCATCACAATGACCTCGCCCACTCTGGTCACCCCGGCCAGCCAGTGACCCCGGTCACCCCCATCATCCTGGGCACCCCATGATCAGTGACCTTGTCCAGCCCAGTGACACCAGCTACCCCCATCACCCTGTTCATCCTGGTGATCCCAGCCACCCTGACCAGCCAGTCACCCTGGCCATCCCAGCCACCTCCATCACCCCAGTGACCCTGGTCACCGACTCCGGTCACCACCCTGGACACCCCATCCGGTCCCTGCATGTGGAAGCACGCTGACGTTACTACTGGTTGCTAGACCTTGTGATACCCTGTGGGTGATGGGTTGGTGGGGATTTACTGTGGACTTTGGTGGTGTTTATGCTGAACTCAAACAAAGCAAAGGATGCCCAGCCCTGGAAAGAGGGGTCTGCTCCAGGAAAGGGATCTGCTCTGGGAAAGAGGGATCTGCTCTGGGAAGCTCAGAGCTGTCCATGGAGGGCAAAGGATACCCCAGGACAGCCACCATAAGGCAGTGTCCCAGCCACCTGGACATGGCTTTGAAACTGTCCCAGCACTGTCTGGTGTGAAGGATCAGTCACTCCAGCACGaccagctccagggacacctggaTCCAGGGACGGACAAGAGCTGCTTTGCAGTGTCTGAAGGGTTAGCAGTGGGTGCTGAGGATCAGTCATCTTGTACCTGAACAATCAGAGGGTGTAAGAATCTCATCCTAGTGACAGGATctgagggaatggctggagctctgTCACTGTCAGAGAAGGTTTAGGTTGGTATCAGTAAAAGGTTCTTCCCacagagggtggtggggcactgcccaggctccccagggaatggtcacagccccaaggctgccagagctccaagAGTGTTTGtacaacactctcaggcacaaggtgggattgttggggtgtctgtgcagggccaggagttggactcgatgatccgtgtaggtcccttccagctcaggatattaCATTGATTCTACAATACTTGAACCCATGGAAAGGCATGATCAGGAGCCCCAGCTTGGCGGGGATGCAGGAACAAACATTTACCTTGGTGGTGCCGTATTTTATGCCCTGGCCTCTGGTCGGCACAGGCTGGTTGTGCATTTTGGTGACAGGACCAAGGAGCAGGTCCCTGGTGACCCTTTGCAGTTTGCAGGAGCCACTGGAGAGgcactgctgggctgtgtgCAGAGTGGCTGAGCCCCTCAGgtgccctgctcccctcagcccaTGGCCCTGGGCAGTGTTCCCCCCTAGCAGGCTGGGCACACAGTCCCCCATGCTGgctcacagccctgggcagctggaaAGACCAGGACTGAcctgctgcctgcacacagctcttcagctgctttttgtgCTCCCATTTCCCCCTTCAGCAGCCCCTCATCCTGCAGAGCACCATGGTTGCCCACTCAGCTCCGGCTGTGCTCGTAGTCTCAGAGAGGGTCCCTGTCTCAGCCAGCAACCAGCCCATCCACCTCAAGCTCTGTTTGGAAGGATGAGCCTGAACACTCATGGCTCACTCTGTTCAGGCATACAGACCTTTCCAGGGGGACATCCAGGCAGGTAAGCTGTGTTTCAGACTGGGGATGGGGATGCTGAGGTCAAGGCTGACATTTTATGCTCttagaggagagggaaaggactCTCCTGTACTGATGGAGCTTGTTGTGCAGCACCACAGCTTCCATGGGAGGACAACTCTGCCATAGCCTTAACTGAGACAAGCTAAGAGAACTGAggctgttcagtctggagaagagaaagttcCAGTATCTGAAAGGGGCTacaaggaagctggagaaggacttttcaTCAGGAACTGGATAGATCAAGGGGAaatgggttcaaactgaaaaagggaaaattttagTTAGATATATGGAAGagatttttccctgtgagggtgaaaaggccttggcacaggttgcccagagaagctgtggctgccatcCCTAGAAgtttccaaggccaggttggatggagcttgaagcaacctggtgtagtggaaggtgtccctgccaatggcaggaggttggaatgaaatgatctttaaggtcccttccaagccaaaccattccatgattctatgcCTGTGCATCTGTGGGATGCATTGGGCAGGACTCTGAAGTGAGCTCTGCCCTTGCCCTGGCTCCACAGCACCTCAATGACACAGGCCAGCACAATGCTGGGTGCCAGGGGGCTGCAGGCCCTGGcttggcagcacacagagcacaagATCTGCCCCTCCAGCACCCTGGGGAGGGacagcctgcagtgctggcaggacGAGTGCCCACACTGCAGCATCAGTTGCTTCTTGAACACGTCCAGGCAGTCGGGACAgaccagctgctcctccagcttgTTGATGTTTGTCTTCTGAGCCATCCTGCCACCTTCCCACATGGATCTGGGCTGGGAAACACTGGTGGGAGATCAGTCCTGTTCCAAGATCAAGATTGGCAGCGCAGACAGCTGCAAACCCATCATTAAAACTCCAAACA contains the following coding sequences:
- the NSUN5 gene encoding probable 28S rRNA (cytosine-C(5))-methyltransferase, whose translation is MALYSAAAAVLAGLERGEGGLKSLVYNSGFPHVRQLYALVSETLRYASVLEKLLDGAALLQAEKKLPPQLAKVLVYDLLFGKGLKCGGRWKALARRHRARLEAELARMKVRHQVSRNEDLLAPEQAVSPAASQVPRYVRVNTLKTCVDDVIDFFKRQGYTYLGKAASVEELKALSGKKFLLDLHLPELLVFPAQTDLHDNLLYTSGHIILQDKASCLPAFLLGPAAGSHVIDACAAPGNKTSHLAAILKNKGQIFAFDVDPKRVATMNTLLTRAGVTGCQLAQQDFLTVDPRDSKYSRVTHILLDPSCSGSGMVTRGLGQEAAPSAERLQALAGFQRRALNHALSFPALQRLVYSTCSLHQEENEDVVQAVLQEWGSAFRLVTAFPSWPCRGLAAFSGAESCLRASPAETFTHGFFVAVLERCREGAAAPSSLPAVAKENPQPGEGMEPGAAPKKRKKKKQRVKE